DNA sequence from the Halodesulfovibrio sp. MK-HDV genome:
ATTGCAAAAAAATACACAAACCGTGGTTTACAGTTCCTTGATCTTATTCAGGAAGGTAACATCGGTCTTATGAAGGCTGTTGATAAGTTCGAATATCAGCGTGGTTACAAGTTTTCTACCTATGCAACCTGGTGGATTCGTCAGGCCATTACTCGCGCTATCGCGGATCAGGCTCGTACTATCCGTATTCCAGTGCACATGATAGAGACTATTAACAAATTGATCAGAACTTCTCGTTACCTTGTTCAGGAGCTTGGACGTGATCCAACACCTGAGGAAATTGCAGAACGCATGGACTATCCGATCGATAAAGTGAAGAAAGTCCTGAAGATTGCAAAAGAACCTATTTCTCTTGAAACTCCGATTGGCGATGAAGAAGATTCTAGCCTCGGTGATTTCATTGAAGATAAAAAAGCAGTTGCTCCAGCTGAAGAAGTGGTAAACACTAAACTTGGTGAGCAGATTGCGGGCGTTCTCGCAGACCTTACTCCTCGTGAGGAACAGGTGTTGCGTAAGCGTTTTGGTATCGGTGAAAAATCCGACCACACCCTCGAAGAGGTTGGTAAGTTGTTTAACGTTACTCGTGAACGTATTCGACAGATCGAAGCAAAGGCGCTTCGAAAACTACGCCATCCGGTTCGAAGTCAGACTCTTAAGTCTTACTACGAAAACTAGAAAAAAGGCGGCTTCAACTGAAGCCGCCTTTTTTTTTGAGCTTTTTATTGGAGTTCTCATGATAAATCGGACAATATGCCTTTTAGCAATTCTATGTTTGATTTGTGTTACAGTTTTAACGTCTTTTGCCGATACAGTTCACACTGTAGCTACAGTTATTGATGGTGACACTGTAATCCTTAAAGATGGAAGAAAGGTACGAATAGCTTTTATAGATACTCCGGAAATGGAATATAAAAAAAGAAAGCAACAGTACTTTTCAATTAAAGCTAAAAAATTTATAGTTGATACAGTTTTGGGACAGAACGTTACGTTACAAAGAATTACTGCTAAAGATAGATATAAAAGATTAGTCGCAATCGTTACGTTGCGTGACGGTCGAGACGTAGGAGCCTTACTTGTTCAAAAAGGCTTGGCTTTTGTGTATCCTCATGGTGTAAAACATCGGTCATATATAGATAAACTTGGAGAAATGCAGAAAAAGGCCATGAATGCAAGAGCAGGAATGTGGGATAAAGTAATTACTTACTTTGAAAGTGCTGGGAACGTTGTTGGTAATAGACGCAGTAAACGTTTCTTTGCATTGGATTGCAAAGTTGTTAAAGACATTGCAACTAAGAACAAAGTTCATTTTATGTCTGCTGTTGATGCACTTTATAATGGCTATGCACCAGCACGAATTTGTAAGCTATGGCCTCTAGATACAGATATTTTAGACAAATAAAAGTCGTATAGAGTGCCATACTTTTTATTATAAGAAAAAAATTGCTGAACTGTATTTGTAAGGGGGCGATGTTGCATTCTGATAACCCTTCAGAAAGAATTTGCCGTTTCGAAGTGGGTCATAAATATTGTGATCTGTTTGAGCGCTTGGGCGTTCCACGCGATGATCGTTGGCGTTCACTGCTTTCATGTCTGCGCAGCACCCAGAAA
Encoded proteins:
- a CDS encoding thermonuclease family protein; its protein translation is MINRTICLLAILCLICVTVLTSFADTVHTVATVIDGDTVILKDGRKVRIAFIDTPEMEYKKRKQQYFSIKAKKFIVDTVLGQNVTLQRITAKDRYKRLVAIVTLRDGRDVGALLVQKGLAFVYPHGVKHRSYIDKLGEMQKKAMNARAGMWDKVITYFESAGNVVGNRRSKRFFALDCKVVKDIATKNKVHFMSAVDALYNGYAPARICKLWPLDTDILDK